TCGGGGGAGCGGATTGCGACAAATGGACACAGTAAGGGCTTACTGATGAAGTAAGTCGGTGGGGTAGATTCGAATGTTTTATTGTTTTGAAAATGGAAAAAGAGAAGATGCGCTAGCTGGTCAGCTTTGGCTAAATGAAGATTCAGAAAACTTTTTTGATGATTTGGTAACTGAAGGGTTTGACCCAATTTTCTGCTCTGGGAACGAAATGCTCTCGATCTCAGTTTTAAAGATGAATAAGCAGAAGAATTCGTGGGTCGTCTTGGTTAAAGACCAATTTGGGGATACTGATGCGTATCTTGTGGAGAGTTCCTTCGATCTTGCCACGTTAATAAATACGTTTTGTACATTGTTTGGCAATACTCTGACCAAAGAGTAGCAGATATGAACCGATTTCATAAATTAATTAACTACGCGATAGTAATTATCGTCGTAGGTTTTGTTGCTGCTGCATTTCTTTGGGACAATAAAAAGGAGCCGGATATGAGTCAGGCTGTAAAGTATGAAGTAATCGATGTACTAAACTCAAGTGTGACTTCTCGTGGCCGCGCAATCATGGAAATTCGAATTCCAGAATTTCAAAATTATAATCCAGAACAGTACGCTCACACAGCAATGAAGGCTGCTGAAGTATCTATCGAGAAGCTTAGAAAGAAATACCCAGAAGAGAATTATCAGGCTCTTTTTGTCCGAGTTATGGCTGCAAAGGATGAAATGATTGCAACAGCTCTATATGCCATCGACAACAAGGGGTGGGACGGAACGACCGGAGTAGAGTGGAAGGTTGAAACGCTAGACGGTAAGCTTCCACCTGTTGAATATTTTCAAACATCTGATCTTTGGATCGAAATGCGCAAAGACTATCAAATCCCTGACCCTGTGTCAGAAGGTAGTACTATGACAGATGAAGATGCCTTGCGTTCAGCCATCGCTGAACAGCTGCATATTCCTTTTGATATGGTGCATCTACCAATCTTTTCGTTGAGTGAGTATTTAAGGAAGTAATTTGGCGTTAGTTTATTTGTTCTGGAATATTGAGGAACGTAGAGCTTACGTTCCCGAGTTGTCTATAAGTTGCAACTTTGGGTAGCCAGAACTTGCTGAAAAATAACAATGTTAACTTTTGAGTATTTCATGGAAACAATTTTAGAATTTATTCAATCCGAAAACGGTCAACTGATTGGTTGGTGCTGTACTGTAGGTGGCATATTTCTTAGCCTTTTTGCTGTAAGCAAAACATACAACATACAAAATAGAATAAAAAATGAAATACGGAACGAAATCAAAGACAGCAGCACAATAGAACAAACAGTACAAAAGGGAAATAAAAATACAAAGATGAGAGACGTACATGGAAATGTAAACTTCTAGCATAAAGGAGTAGACTTTGAGTACGGTAAACAATGTTCGTATCGAAAACGTCTTTAGTGATGTAAATTTCAATCAATCTAACAAGTACAACGTTGGCTCTGCAATCAACGAACTGCTTTCTAATCTTACACATAGACAACCTCAGACTATGCAGAAGAGGCGCACGCCTCCAGCGGACGTCATTGTAAAAATAAAACACAACCACCTGAATAAAAAACAACATATCATAAGACAGTACCTTGATTATTCATCACTGATTGAAGAAGCATATGATGATATTGACAAATCGATTCCCTTTGGAAAAGACACCATTTTAAGGAATTTAGAAAACTCATATTTTAAAGCCTTGGACAACTTTGAAATCGAATATTTTATAAAAGAAGAGTTAGATCTTGAAGTTCTCAGAGAAAAATCAGGTGCAATAATTGACTTCATTATTAGTGATCTAAAAAAAACCATCTACGAATCAAATAATACACC
This DNA window, taken from Halodesulfovibrio aestuarii DSM 17919 = ATCC 29578, encodes the following:
- a CDS encoding ABC-three component system protein, which produces MSTVNNVRIENVFSDVNFNQSNKYNVGSAINELLSNLTHRQPQTMQKRRTPPADVIVKIKHNHLNKKQHIIRQYLDYSSLIEEAYDDIDKSIPFGKDTILRNLENSYFKALDNFEIEYFIKEELDLEVLREKSGAIIDFIISDLKKTIYESNNTPELQEHIDIGVNVVVAHAFIECVIMEKPDDT